From Bos taurus isolate L1 Dominette 01449 registration number 42190680 breed Hereford chromosome 29, ARS-UCD2.0, whole genome shotgun sequence, a single genomic window includes:
- the LOC507247 gene encoding mas-related G-protein coupled receptor member D encodes MENTLNSSGSRSSSPGPTPAPPDTVREVLDALVVFTCVGGIVGNGLVVWLLGFQRRRGPLGIYLLHLAVADLLFLLCSAMLTVLSTSSWGIHMHRLGPRAVRSAGYLAYTVSLSLLTAASAQSCLPGLFPTWYRGRWHRRLSAAVCAVFWLLAVLLIVPAWYFHDEAEHPHSWLGSKAETVLHFFTLVSFTPIMALSGMALCIQVQRSSPPWQRPLTRLYVAVLLCVFVFFACALPLGISGFLLYWLDLPQSAKTLFGHFTCFSLSVSSSTKPMIYFLVGSGGRLSLREPLGAVLSRVLQEEPELEEREMPSTDPSDEGKLPKRKA; translated from the exons ATGGAGAACACTCTCAACAGCAGCGGCTCCAGGAGCAGCAGTCCAGGCCCCACCCCGGCGCCCCCCGACACAGTACGGGAGGTGCTGGACGCGCTGGTCGTGTTCACCTGTGTGGGCGGCATCGTGGGCAACGGCCTGGTGGTCTGGCTGCTGGGCTTCCAGCGGCGGAGGGGCCCACTGGGCATCTACCTGCTCCACCTGGCCGTGGCtgacctcctcttcctcctctgctcGGCCATGCTGACCGTCCTGAGCACCAGCTCCTGGGGGATCCACATGCACCGCCTGGGCCCCCGGGCGGTGAGGAGCGCCGGGTACCTGGCCTACACCGTGAGCCTGAGCCTGCTGACAGCCGCCAGTGCCCAGTCCTGCCTCCCCGGCCTCTTCCCCACCTGGTACCGGGGCCGCTGGCACCGGCGCCTGTCAGCTGCGGTGTGCGCCGTGTTCTGGCTGCTGGCCGTCCTGCTCATCGTGCCGGCCTGGTACTTCCATGACGAGGCTGAGCATCCCCACTCGTGGCTGGGGTCCAAGGCGGAGACCGTCTTGCACTTCTTCACCCTGGTCAGCTTCACACCCATCATGGCCCTGTCCGGCATGGCCCTCTGCATCCAGGTGCAGAGGAGCTCGCCCCCGTGGCAGCGGCCGCTCACGCGCCTCTACGTGGCCGTCCTGCTCTGCGTCTTCGTGTTCTTCGCCTGCGCCCTGCCCCTCGGCATCTCTGGGTTCCTGCTCTACTGGCTGGACCTGCCCCAGAGCGCGAAGACTCTCTTCGGCCATTTCACCTGCTTCTCTCTGTCCGTGAGCAGCAGCACCAAACCGATGATCTATTTCCTGGTGGGCAGTGGGGGCCGCTTGAGCCTGAGGGAGCCCCTGGGAGCCGTGCTCAGCAGGGTGCTGCAGGAGGAGCCTGAGCTGGAGGAGCGGGAGATGCCCTCCACTGACCCCAGTGACGAG GGTAAACTCCCGAAGAGGAAGGCCTGA